The following coding sequences lie in one Streptomyces sp. NBC_00510 genomic window:
- a CDS encoding SMI1/KNR4 family protein gives MWRELATEAYAGARFKDPVLPAGLDEAERLLGESIPVELKGLLAETDGIVGQTSSDAVWSLERIVQGNLKFRQSSSFAELYMPFDSFLFFGDNGGGDQFAFVLHPARADIFVWQHESDSRKWVANGLGDYLARRLREGGDDWYENY, from the coding sequence ATGTGGAGAGAGTTGGCCACAGAGGCTTATGCCGGAGCGAGGTTCAAGGACCCGGTACTCCCTGCTGGCCTTGACGAAGCCGAACGTTTGCTGGGGGAGTCCATTCCGGTGGAGCTCAAGGGCCTCCTTGCCGAGACGGATGGGATTGTGGGGCAAACGAGTTCAGATGCCGTCTGGTCGCTGGAGAGGATCGTCCAGGGGAACCTGAAATTTCGGCAGAGTAGTTCCTTCGCCGAGCTCTATATGCCCTTTGATTCCTTTCTCTTCTTCGGCGATAACGGCGGCGGGGACCAGTTTGCCTTCGTGCTCCACCCCGCCAGGGCGGATATTTTCGTATGGCAGCACGAGAGTGATAGTCGTAAGTGGGTCGCGAACGGCCTGGGAGATTACCTTGCTCGCCGCCTCCGCGAAGGCGGAGATGATTGGTACGAAAACTACTAG
- a CDS encoding DedA family protein, translating to MHVQEWLGTIPPVSVYLLVGLVIGLESLGIPLPGEIILVSSALLASQGHVDPWVVGVCASAGAIVGDSIGYAIGRRGGRPMLDRLGRRFPKHFSPAHIATAEASFTRWGMWAVFFGRFVALLRIFAGPLSGVLKMPYWKFLVANVLGGIVWAGGTTAVIYYVGIVAEPWLKRFSWIGLAAAVLIGLGSFLVVRRRAKAAAKAHEAAPEADAVAAAAD from the coding sequence TTGCACGTCCAGGAGTGGCTCGGCACGATCCCGCCGGTCAGCGTCTACCTGCTGGTGGGCTTGGTGATCGGCCTGGAGAGCCTGGGCATCCCGCTGCCGGGCGAGATCATCCTCGTCAGCTCGGCCCTGCTCGCCTCCCAGGGGCACGTGGACCCGTGGGTGGTCGGCGTCTGCGCCTCGGCGGGGGCGATCGTGGGCGACTCGATCGGCTACGCCATCGGCCGGCGGGGCGGCAGGCCGATGCTGGACCGGCTGGGGCGGCGCTTCCCCAAGCACTTCTCGCCGGCGCACATCGCGACCGCCGAGGCGTCGTTCACGCGCTGGGGCATGTGGGCGGTGTTCTTCGGGCGCTTCGTGGCGCTGCTGCGGATCTTCGCCGGCCCGCTGTCGGGCGTGCTGAAGATGCCGTACTGGAAGTTCCTGGTCGCCAACGTCCTCGGCGGCATCGTGTGGGCGGGCGGCACCACGGCCGTCATCTACTACGTGGGCATCGTCGCCGAGCCGTGGCTCAAGCGCTTCTCCTGGATCGGCCTGGCGGCCGCCGTGCTGATCGGCCTCGGCTCGTTCCTCGTCGTGCGGCGCCGGGCCAAGGCCGCGGCGAAGGCCCACGAGGCCGCGCCGGAGGCGGACGCCGTGGCGGCGGCCGCCGACTGA
- a CDS encoding gamma carbonic anhydrase family protein has protein sequence MTERALIADVAGRTPHLDPAAFTAPTSVVLGDVTLAAGASVWYHTVLRGDCESISVGEGSNVQDNSTVHADPGFPAVIGAGVTVGHNAVLHGCVVEDDVLVGMGATVLNGAHIGTGSLVAAGALVPQGMRVPPGSLVAGVPAKVRRELTTEEREMVRINAEHYVRLADAHRAAFARD, from the coding sequence ATGACGGAGAGAGCCTTGATCGCGGACGTCGCCGGGCGTACGCCCCACCTGGACCCCGCCGCCTTCACCGCGCCGACCTCGGTGGTGCTGGGCGACGTGACGCTGGCCGCCGGCGCGAGCGTCTGGTACCACACGGTGCTGCGCGGCGACTGCGAGTCGATCAGCGTCGGCGAGGGCAGCAACGTCCAGGACAACTCCACGGTGCACGCCGACCCCGGGTTCCCGGCGGTGATCGGCGCGGGCGTCACGGTGGGCCACAACGCGGTGCTGCACGGCTGCGTCGTGGAGGACGACGTGCTGGTCGGCATGGGCGCCACGGTCCTCAACGGCGCGCACATCGGCACCGGCTCGCTCGTCGCGGCGGGCGCGCTCGTCCCCCAGGGCATGCGGGTGCCCCCGGGGTCGCTGGTGGCGGGCGTACCGGCGAAGGTGCGCCGTGAGCTGACCACCGAGGAGCGCGAGATGGTCCGGATCAACGCCGAGCACTACGTCCGGCTCGCCGACGCCCACCGGGCCGCCTTCGCCCGGGACTGA
- a CDS encoding pseudouridine-5'-phosphate glycosidase has translation MLKFSDEVIIALETGAPVVALESTIISHGLPRPRNHEVALELEAAVREAGAVPATIAVLDGVPCIGLDGKGLERIAGDEGMRKLGHRDLPVAVATGASGATTVSATAFLAARAGLRVFATGGLGGVHRGWTEEQDESADLRLLAGTRITVVCAGVKSILDVPATLQRLETLGVTIVGYGTSEFPGFYLSGSGQPVDWTVGTPGEAACVMAAQDDLDGPPSAVILANPVPEHEQLDPALHDRVLAQALAAAEREGVTGQAVTPFLLGHLVEHTGGASLEANLAAVRGNVRLAAQVAVAWTERGAHHI, from the coding sequence GTGCTGAAGTTCTCCGACGAAGTGATCATCGCGCTGGAAACCGGTGCCCCGGTCGTCGCCCTCGAGTCGACGATCATCTCCCACGGCCTGCCCCGTCCCCGCAACCACGAGGTGGCGCTGGAGCTGGAGGCCGCCGTGCGCGAGGCCGGCGCCGTCCCCGCGACGATCGCGGTGCTGGACGGCGTGCCGTGCATCGGGCTCGACGGGAAGGGCCTGGAGCGCATCGCCGGCGACGAGGGGATGCGCAAGCTCGGCCACCGCGACCTGCCCGTCGCGGTCGCCACCGGCGCCAGCGGCGCCACCACCGTCTCGGCCACCGCCTTCCTCGCCGCCCGCGCCGGGCTGCGCGTCTTCGCGACCGGCGGACTGGGCGGCGTGCACCGGGGCTGGACCGAGGAGCAGGACGAATCCGCCGACCTGAGGCTGCTCGCGGGCACCCGGATCACCGTCGTGTGCGCCGGGGTGAAATCGATCCTCGACGTGCCCGCCACCCTGCAGCGCCTGGAGACCCTCGGCGTCACCATCGTGGGTTACGGGACGAGCGAGTTCCCCGGCTTCTACCTCAGCGGCTCCGGGCAGCCCGTGGACTGGACGGTCGGCACGCCCGGCGAGGCCGCCTGCGTCATGGCCGCCCAGGACGACCTCGACGGGCCGCCGTCCGCCGTGATCCTCGCCAACCCCGTGCCGGAGCACGAGCAACTCGACCCGGCCCTGCACGACCGCGTGCTGGCGCAGGCGCTGGCGGCCGCCGAACGCGAGGGCGTCACGGGGCAGGCCGTCACGCCGTTCCTCCTCGGTCATCTCGTCGAGCACACCGGCGGGGCCAGCCTGGAGGCGAACCTCGCCGCCGTGCGCGGCAACGTCCGACTCGCCGCACAGGTGGCCGTCGCGTGGACGGAACGCGGCGCACATCACATCTGA
- a CDS encoding acyltransferase, with the protein MPKNENLFSSAAAWRRRAASRLVHRGWRWVQDAGAVSAELPGPLRFGRIGAGTRLAFPQGTIFGERWIHLGECCIIGEQVTLTAGMMPGLDLGPDPVVRLGNGVVLGRGSHVIASRPVVFGDDVYCGPYVYVTSDNHSYDDPHEPIGRQWPRSAPVEIGSGSWLGAGAVVLPGARIGRNVVVAAGAIVRGEVPDHSVVAGAPARVVRRWTPERGWEPPLRTPAPVPVPAGATHQQLAALAGLDPELLSGLEEKLTSEA; encoded by the coding sequence GTGCCGAAAAACGAGAACCTGTTCTCCTCCGCGGCGGCCTGGCGCCGCCGGGCCGCCTCGCGTCTGGTGCACCGCGGCTGGCGGTGGGTCCAGGACGCGGGTGCCGTCTCCGCCGAGCTCCCCGGCCCGCTGCGCTTCGGCCGGATCGGCGCGGGCACCCGGCTGGCGTTCCCGCAGGGGACGATCTTCGGCGAGCGCTGGATCCACCTCGGCGAGTGCTGCATCATCGGCGAACAGGTCACCCTGACGGCCGGGATGATGCCCGGCCTCGACCTCGGCCCCGACCCCGTCGTCCGGCTCGGCAACGGCGTCGTCCTCGGCCGCGGCAGCCACGTGATCGCCTCCCGGCCGGTCGTGTTCGGCGACGACGTCTACTGCGGGCCGTACGTCTACGTGACGAGCGACAACCACTCCTACGACGACCCGCACGAGCCCATCGGCCGCCAGTGGCCGCGCTCGGCGCCCGTGGAGATCGGCTCGGGGAGCTGGCTCGGCGCGGGCGCGGTGGTCCTGCCGGGGGCGCGGATCGGGCGGAACGTCGTCGTCGCGGCGGGGGCGATCGTGCGGGGCGAGGTCCCCGACCACTCGGTGGTGGCGGGCGCGCCGGCGCGGGTCGTCCGGCGCTGGACACCCGAGCGGGGGTGGGAGCCGCCGCTGCGGACGCCCGCCCCGGTGCCGGTGCCCGCCGGCGCGACCCACCAGCAGCTGGCCGCGCTCGCGGGGCTCGACCCGGAACTCCTCTCAGGGCTGGAGGAGAAGCTCACCTCCGAGGCCTGA
- a CDS encoding NAD(P)/FAD-dependent oxidoreductase has translation MDDNNSENRDDNTEVPGGVWDVVVVGGGAAGLSGALTLARVRRSVLVIDAGEPRNAPAAAAHGLLGRDGVAPLELLRKGREEVASYGGRVVSGRVTDIQRDGCRFVVVCGDGRRVAARRVLVTSGLVDELPDVPGLAQRWGRDVLHCVFCHGWEARDTAVGVLGSFHQALLFRQLSQDVTLLLAPGADLTPDQWEQLAGLGVGVVEGVVTGLETDDADRLAGVRLGSGHVVPVRVLAVAPRFTARASFLGGLGLTVREHPAGFGEQLAVDASGFTGVDGVWAAGNVSDLMAGVPAAAAAGTTAAAAIVMDLLTDDARAAARARRPAGAEVFGGRMEAEVTRRVLGARRHGLDPLPGA, from the coding sequence ATGGACGACAACAACAGCGAGAACCGCGACGACAACACCGAGGTACCGGGCGGCGTGTGGGACGTGGTGGTCGTCGGGGGAGGCGCCGCCGGTCTGTCCGGCGCGCTGACCCTGGCACGCGTACGGCGGTCGGTGCTGGTGATCGACGCGGGCGAGCCCCGCAACGCCCCGGCCGCCGCGGCACACGGCCTGCTGGGCCGCGACGGCGTCGCCCCGCTGGAACTGCTGCGCAAGGGGCGGGAGGAGGTCGCCTCCTACGGGGGCCGCGTCGTCAGCGGCCGCGTCACGGACATCCAGCGCGACGGCTGCCGGTTCGTGGTCGTGTGCGGGGACGGGCGGCGGGTGGCGGCGCGGCGGGTGCTGGTGACCTCCGGCCTGGTCGACGAGCTGCCGGACGTGCCCGGGCTGGCGCAGCGGTGGGGCAGGGACGTGCTGCACTGCGTGTTCTGCCACGGCTGGGAGGCGCGGGACACCGCGGTCGGGGTCCTCGGGAGCTTCCACCAGGCCCTGCTGTTCCGGCAGTTGTCGCAGGACGTGACGCTGCTCCTCGCACCCGGCGCCGATCTGACGCCCGATCAGTGGGAACAGCTCGCCGGTCTGGGCGTCGGCGTCGTCGAGGGCGTGGTGACCGGTCTGGAGACCGACGACGCGGACCGGCTGGCGGGGGTGCGCCTCGGCTCCGGGCACGTGGTGCCGGTCCGCGTGCTCGCGGTCGCCCCGCGCTTCACGGCACGGGCGTCCTTCCTCGGCGGTCTCGGCCTGACCGTGCGGGAGCATCCGGCGGGCTTCGGGGAGCAACTCGCGGTGGACGCCTCCGGCTTCACTGGCGTCGACGGCGTGTGGGCCGCGGGGAACGTCAGCGACCTGATGGCGGGCGTCCCTGCTGCCGCGGCGGCCGGGACGACCGCGGCCGCCGCGATCGTCATGGACCTGTTGACGGACGACGCCCGTGCGGCGGCCCGGGCCCGCCGGCCCGCCGGCGCCGAGGTGTTCGGCGGGCGGATGGAGGCGGAGGTCACGCGGCGCGTGCTCGGCGCGCGCCGGCACGGCCTGGACCCGCTGCCGGGAGCGTGA
- a CDS encoding XRE family transcriptional regulator: MDVTRKEVLDAVGPRLRELRRRRGMTLAELAERTGINESTLSRLEGGSRKPTLELLLTLAEVHAVPLDELVGAPGTGDPRIHLRPVTRDGLTYVPLSRPGGIQAHKLLIPPHPGTEPELKTHEGFEWVYVLAGRLLLLLGDRRVVLKPGEAAEFDTHVPHRLGPDGEDPVELLVLFGRQGERAHLRARTA; the protein is encoded by the coding sequence ATGGACGTCACGAGGAAAGAGGTGCTGGACGCCGTCGGGCCCCGGCTGCGGGAGCTGCGGCGCCGCCGCGGCATGACCCTGGCCGAGCTGGCCGAGCGGACGGGGATCAACGAGAGCACCCTGTCCCGCCTCGAGGGCGGGAGCCGCAAGCCGACCCTGGAGCTGCTGCTGACCCTGGCGGAGGTCCACGCGGTGCCGCTCGACGAGCTCGTCGGCGCGCCCGGTACCGGCGATCCCCGCATCCACCTCCGGCCGGTCACCCGCGACGGCCTGACGTACGTGCCGCTGAGCCGACCCGGCGGGATCCAGGCGCACAAGCTGCTGATCCCGCCGCATCCGGGTACGGAGCCCGAGTTGAAGACCCATGAGGGCTTCGAATGGGTCTACGTCCTGGCCGGACGCCTGCTGCTGCTCCTCGGCGACCGGCGCGTGGTGCTGAAGCCGGGCGAGGCCGCCGAATTCGACACCCACGTCCCGCACCGGCTCGGCCCCGACGGCGAGGACCCCGTCGAACTGCTCGTCCTGTTCGGGCGGCAGGGCGAGCGAGCCCATCTGCGGGCCCGCACCGCCTGA
- a CDS encoding DMT family transporter, translating into MTAVFALATSLLWGLADFGGGLLTRRFPALTVVVVSQGVAAVVLGAVVVATGGWSEASPRLWFAVAAGLIGPVAMLCFYRALALGPMGVVSPLATVGVAVPVSVGLLLGERPGTVQYAGIAVAVVGIVLAGGPELRGAPVQRQAVVMTLVAAFGFGAVMSLVAEASHTVTGLFLALFVQRVCNVAVGGAALAVSVRRGAPSLPEGGLPTVWRSLPALSFVGLADVAANGSYALAAHHGPVAVAAVLASLYPVVTALAARGVLGERLRPVQAAGAGLALAGSVLLAAG; encoded by the coding sequence ATGACCGCGGTCTTCGCCCTGGCCACCAGCCTGCTGTGGGGTCTCGCCGACTTCGGCGGCGGGCTCCTCACCCGCCGTTTCCCGGCGCTCACCGTGGTCGTCGTCTCCCAGGGCGTGGCCGCCGTCGTGCTGGGCGCGGTCGTCGTCGCGACGGGCGGCTGGAGCGAGGCCTCCCCGCGCCTGTGGTTCGCGGTGGCCGCGGGCCTGATCGGCCCGGTCGCCATGCTCTGCTTCTACCGCGCGCTCGCCCTCGGCCCCATGGGCGTCGTCTCGCCGCTGGCCACGGTGGGGGTGGCGGTCCCGGTGAGCGTGGGGCTGCTGCTCGGAGAACGCCCCGGGACCGTGCAGTACGCGGGCATCGCGGTGGCCGTCGTGGGCATCGTCCTGGCCGGCGGGCCCGAGTTGCGCGGGGCGCCCGTACAGCGGCAGGCGGTGGTCATGACCCTGGTCGCGGCCTTCGGTTTCGGCGCGGTCATGTCGCTCGTGGCGGAGGCGTCCCACACCGTGACCGGGCTCTTCCTGGCGCTGTTCGTCCAGCGCGTCTGCAACGTCGCCGTGGGCGGGGCTGCCCTCGCGGTCTCCGTGCGGCGGGGCGCGCCGTCGCTCCCCGAGGGCGGCCTGCCGACGGTGTGGCGCAGCCTGCCCGCGCTGTCCTTCGTGGGCCTCGCGGACGTGGCGGCCAACGGCTCCTACGCCTTGGCGGCGCACCACGGCCCCGTCGCGGTGGCGGCCGTGCTGGCCTCCCTCTACCCCGTCGTCACCGCCCTCGCCGCCCGGGGCGTCCTCGGCGAGCGGCTCCGCCCCGTCCAGGCCGCCGGCGCCGGCCTCGCCCTGGCGGGATCGGTCCTGCTGGCGGCGGGCTGA
- a CDS encoding XRE family transcriptional regulator, protein MPDLDLIAQSLARNVKRLRLERGYSLDALAARAGVSRGMLIQIEQARTNPSLGTIVRIGDALGASLVNLLDYADGPKVRLVPADQAVELWSTPAGSRGLLLAGGQAPGPLEMWSWRIMPGEGHDSDAHPPGTVELIRVDQGELTLVVDGQEHLVPAGTTASFEAAAPHGYRNRGTEVTEMTLAISVPAPQ, encoded by the coding sequence GTGCCGGACCTCGACCTGATCGCCCAGTCGCTCGCGCGCAACGTCAAGCGCCTGCGCCTGGAGCGGGGCTACAGCCTCGACGCGCTCGCCGCCCGCGCCGGCGTCAGCCGCGGCATGCTGATCCAGATCGAGCAGGCGCGCACCAACCCGAGCCTGGGCACCATCGTCCGCATCGGGGACGCGCTCGGCGCGAGCCTGGTGAACCTGCTGGACTACGCGGACGGGCCCAAGGTGCGGCTGGTCCCCGCCGACCAGGCCGTCGAGTTGTGGAGCACCCCCGCCGGCAGCCGCGGTCTGCTGCTGGCCGGCGGGCAGGCGCCGGGACCGCTGGAGATGTGGTCCTGGCGGATCATGCCGGGCGAGGGCCACGACTCGGACGCGCACCCACCCGGCACCGTCGAACTGATCCGCGTGGACCAGGGCGAGCTCACCCTCGTCGTCGACGGGCAGGAGCACCTCGTGCCCGCCGGGACGACCGCGAGCTTCGAGGCCGCGGCGCCGCACGGCTACCGCAACCGGGGCACCGAGGTGACGGAGATGACGCTGGCCATCTCCGTCCCCGCCCCCCAGTGA
- a CDS encoding YbaK/EbsC family protein: protein MRAPIGTFTDVHPAVEQLDLLPAPVAAALTAWSGQVPVEELLLVDTDPEKADTAVFTETYGVALEQSANCVVVAGKRGGEVTLAACVVLATTRADVNGLVRRHLGVRKASFAPMDTAVGESGMEYGGITPIGLPADWPLLVDAAVADTPYVIIGSGRRRGKLLVPGKALASLPGVELLEGLGLPA, encoded by the coding sequence ATGCGCGCACCCATCGGCACCTTCACCGACGTCCACCCCGCAGTGGAGCAGCTCGACCTGCTGCCGGCCCCCGTCGCGGCCGCACTGACCGCCTGGAGCGGGCAGGTGCCCGTCGAGGAGCTGCTGCTGGTCGACACCGACCCCGAGAAGGCCGACACCGCGGTCTTCACCGAGACGTACGGGGTCGCCCTGGAGCAGTCCGCGAACTGCGTGGTGGTCGCGGGCAAGCGCGGCGGGGAGGTGACGCTCGCCGCCTGCGTCGTCCTCGCCACCACGCGCGCCGACGTGAACGGCCTCGTGCGGCGTCATCTCGGCGTCCGCAAGGCCTCGTTCGCGCCGATGGACACCGCCGTGGGCGAGAGCGGCATGGAGTACGGCGGCATCACCCCGATCGGGCTGCCCGCCGACTGGCCGCTGCTGGTCGACGCAGCGGTCGCGGACACGCCGTACGTGATCATCGGCAGCGGCCGCCGGCGCGGCAAACTGCTCGTGCCCGGCAAGGCGCTGGCCTCGCTGCCCGGCGTGGAACTGCTGGAAGGGCTGGGACTCCCCGCGTGA